The following proteins come from a genomic window of Gossypium raimondii isolate GPD5lz chromosome 5, ASM2569854v1, whole genome shotgun sequence:
- the LOC105769748 gene encoding wall-associated receptor kinase 2 isoform X2 yields MWYYMSGINANRNILRTHLPPKTRREMKASMGDERRAWHLAFVCLLLAAVAAAESTPIAKLDCQDRCGNVSIPYPFGTTTDCYLNEDFYIACNSTHYDPPRAFLRRSNIEVTNITVEGKLWIMQFIARDCYNKSGSPVSSKTPSITLSKFRVSDTDNKFVAIGCDTKATIQGVQDDKAGYTSGCISKCDSIDYVDNFTCSGIGCCQTSIAKDVRYFDITVRSYHNHKGIWDFNPCSYGFVVEENSFNFSSNYLRDLQNVTMMPMVLDWFIGNETCETIKTKSSDDVCQGDSTCYNVDNGSGYRCKCLDGYQGDPYLPNGCQGLGVGITVLIAGSTWSYWAFKKWKLIKLKHKFFRQNGGLMLQQELSRRDSSTETAKIFSAEELETATNNYDESRIIGRGGYGTVYKGTLSDGRTVAIKKSQVVDESQIDQFINEVVVLSQINHRNVVKLLGCCLETEVPLLVYEFITNGTLFEHIHNKSKASSLTFETRLRIAAETAGVLSYLHSSASIPIIHRDVKSTNILLDDSYTAKVSDFGASRLVPLDQAGISTVVQGTLGYLDPEYLQTSQLTEKSDVYSFAVVLLELLTGQKALCFERLEEDRNLAMYFISALKEDRLVQILEKCVVDEAKIEMVEEIGSLARRCLRVKGEERPTMKEVAMELEGLRMMLEHHPWVNNDESRLEETEYLLGEPSLKIGSNSGMNNVTYDSITDHIILQVGHGR; encoded by the exons ATGTGGTACTATATGTCAGGAATAAATGCCAACAGAAATATTCTACGCACGCATTTGCCTCCAAAAACACGCAGAGAAATGAAGGCCTCCATGGGAGATGAAAGACGAGCTTGGCATCTCGCATTTGTTTGCCTGTTACTAGCAGCAGTTGCAGCAGCAGAATCAACTCCAATAGCCAAGCTCGATTGCCAAGACAGATGTGGGAACGTTAGTATCCCATATCCATTTGGTACAACGACGGATTGTTATCTCAATGAAGATTTTTACATAGCTTGTAATTCGACTCACTATGATCCTCCACGGGCATTCTTAAGAAGAAGCAATATAGAGGTGACAAACATAACTGTCGAAGGCAAATTGTGGATTATGCAATTTATAGCCCGCGATTGCTACAATAAATCGGGCTCCCCAGTTTCCAGCAAGACTCCTTCCATCACGCTGTCCAAATTCAGGGTCTCGGATACTGATAACAAGTTCGTTGCCATTGGCTGCGATACTAAAGCAACCATTCAAGGTGTTCAAGACGACAAGGCCGGATACACGAGTGGGTGCATAAGCAAGTGTGACAGTATTGACTATGTGGACAATTTTACATGTTCTGGTATAGGCTGTTGCCAGACATCCATTGCTAAAGATGTACGATATTTTGACATTACTGTAAGAAGCTACCATAATCACAAAGGTATCTGGGATTTCAATCCCTGCAGCTATGGCTTTGTTGTTGAAGAAAATAGCTTCAATTTTTCTTCGAATTATCTTCGTGATCTGCAAAATGTAACCATGATGCCCATGGTGCTTGATTGGTTTATCGGGAACGAGACGTGTGAAACGATAAAGACCAAGAGTTCGGATGATGTATGCCAGGGAGATAGCACTTGTTATAACGTGGATAATGGATCTGGATATCGTTGCAAGTGCTTGGATGGCTATCAAGGAGATCCATACCTACCTAATGGTTGCCaag GGCTTGGCGTAGGCATTACAGTATTGATAGCAGGTAGCACTTGGTCGTACTGGGCATTCAAGAAGTGGAAGCTCATCAAACTTAAACACAAGTTCTTTCGACAAAATGGAGGCTTGATGTTGCAGCAAGAACTCTCCAGGCGGGACTCTTCCACTGAAACGGCTAAAATTTTCTCAGCTGAGGAGCTGGAGACGGCCACCAACAACTATGATGAAAGTAGGATTATTGGTCGAGGTGGTTATGGCACAGTCTACAAAGGAACTCTATCAGATGGGAGAACCGTAGCAATTAAGAAGTCCCAAGTTGTTGATGAAAGCCAAATCGATCAATTCATCAATGAAGTTGTTGTGCTTTCACAAATCAATCACAGGAATGTGGTGAAGCTTTTAGGTTGTTGCTTAGAGACGGAAGTTCCATTGCTGGTTTATGAATTTATCACCAATGGTACTCTCTTTGAGCATATCCACAACAAAAGCAAGGCTTCTTCCTTGACATTTGAAACCAGGTTACGTATAGCAGCAGAAACTGCAGGTGTGCTCTCATATCTGCATTCCTCAGCTTCCATACCAATCATTCATAGGGATGTCAAGTCTACCAACATACTCTTGGATGATAGTTACACTGCCAAAGTATCCGATTTTGGAGCTTCGAGGTTGGTTCCACTAGACCAAGCCGGGATATCAACGGTGGTTCAAGGGACTCTCGGATACCTGGACCCTGAATACTTGCAGACAAGTCAGCTGACAGAGAAAAGTGATGTTTATAGCTTTGCGGTAGTCCTTCTAGAGCTACTGACCGGACAAAAAGCACTTTGTTTTGAAAGGTTAGAGGAGGACAGAAATCTTGCAATGTATTTCATTTCAGCTTTGAAAGAAGATCGCTTGGTGCAAATTCTTGAGAAGTGCGTAGTGGATGAAGCAAAGATAGAGATGGTTGAGGAAATTGGTAGCCTTGCAAGGAGGTGCTTAAGAGTGAAAGGAGAAGAAAGGCCCACAATGAAGGAAGTCGCAATGGAGTTGGAGGGGTTGAGAATGATGCTGGAGCATCATCCATGGGTAAACAACGATGAGTCGAGGTTAGAAGAGACTGAGTATTTGCTCGGTGAACCATCGTTGAAAATTGGTTCTAATAGCGGTATGAATAATGTTACATATGATAGCATCACAGATCATATAATTTTACAAGTTGGTCATGGAAGATAA
- the LOC105769748 gene encoding wall-associated receptor kinase 2 isoform X1, giving the protein MWYYMSGINANRNILRTHLPPKTRREMKASMGDERRAWHLAFVCLLLAAVAAAESTPIAKLDCQDRCGNVSIPYPFGTTTDCYLNEDFYIACNSTHYDPPRAFLRRSNIEVTNITVEGKLWIMQFIARDCYNKSGSPVSSKTPSITLSKFRVSDTDNKFVAIGCDTKATIQGVQDDKAGYTSGCISKCDSIDYVDNFTCSGIGCCQTSIAKDVRYFDITVRSYHNHKGIWDFNPCSYGFVVEENSFNFSSNYLRDLQNVTMMPMVLDWFIGNETCETIKTKSSDDVCQGDSTCYNVDNGSGYRCKCLDGYQGDPYLPNGCQDIDECKDPNLNKCEKICENTKGNYTCLCPKGYHGDGRTDGTGCVANQSGGSLIIELTVGLGVGITVLIAGSTWSYWAFKKWKLIKLKHKFFRQNGGLMLQQELSRRDSSTETAKIFSAEELETATNNYDESRIIGRGGYGTVYKGTLSDGRTVAIKKSQVVDESQIDQFINEVVVLSQINHRNVVKLLGCCLETEVPLLVYEFITNGTLFEHIHNKSKASSLTFETRLRIAAETAGVLSYLHSSASIPIIHRDVKSTNILLDDSYTAKVSDFGASRLVPLDQAGISTVVQGTLGYLDPEYLQTSQLTEKSDVYSFAVVLLELLTGQKALCFERLEEDRNLAMYFISALKEDRLVQILEKCVVDEAKIEMVEEIGSLARRCLRVKGEERPTMKEVAMELEGLRMMLEHHPWVNNDESRLEETEYLLGEPSLKIGSNSGMNNVTYDSITDHIILQVGHGR; this is encoded by the exons ATGTGGTACTATATGTCAGGAATAAATGCCAACAGAAATATTCTACGCACGCATTTGCCTCCAAAAACACGCAGAGAAATGAAGGCCTCCATGGGAGATGAAAGACGAGCTTGGCATCTCGCATTTGTTTGCCTGTTACTAGCAGCAGTTGCAGCAGCAGAATCAACTCCAATAGCCAAGCTCGATTGCCAAGACAGATGTGGGAACGTTAGTATCCCATATCCATTTGGTACAACGACGGATTGTTATCTCAATGAAGATTTTTACATAGCTTGTAATTCGACTCACTATGATCCTCCACGGGCATTCTTAAGAAGAAGCAATATAGAGGTGACAAACATAACTGTCGAAGGCAAATTGTGGATTATGCAATTTATAGCCCGCGATTGCTACAATAAATCGGGCTCCCCAGTTTCCAGCAAGACTCCTTCCATCACGCTGTCCAAATTCAGGGTCTCGGATACTGATAACAAGTTCGTTGCCATTGGCTGCGATACTAAAGCAACCATTCAAGGTGTTCAAGACGACAAGGCCGGATACACGAGTGGGTGCATAAGCAAGTGTGACAGTATTGACTATGTGGACAATTTTACATGTTCTGGTATAGGCTGTTGCCAGACATCCATTGCTAAAGATGTACGATATTTTGACATTACTGTAAGAAGCTACCATAATCACAAAGGTATCTGGGATTTCAATCCCTGCAGCTATGGCTTTGTTGTTGAAGAAAATAGCTTCAATTTTTCTTCGAATTATCTTCGTGATCTGCAAAATGTAACCATGATGCCCATGGTGCTTGATTGGTTTATCGGGAACGAGACGTGTGAAACGATAAAGACCAAGAGTTCGGATGATGTATGCCAGGGAGATAGCACTTGTTATAACGTGGATAATGGATCTGGATATCGTTGCAAGTGCTTGGATGGCTATCAAGGAGATCCATACCTACCTAATGGTTGCCaag ACATAGATGAATGTAAAGACCCAAATCTCAATAAATGTGAAAAGATATGTGAAAATACAAAAGGAAATTACACGTGCTTGTGCCCCAAGGGTTATCATGGAGATGGAAGAACAGATGGTACAGGTTGTGTTGCCAATCAATCTGGAGGATCACTTATAATTGAGCTTACTGTCG GGCTTGGCGTAGGCATTACAGTATTGATAGCAGGTAGCACTTGGTCGTACTGGGCATTCAAGAAGTGGAAGCTCATCAAACTTAAACACAAGTTCTTTCGACAAAATGGAGGCTTGATGTTGCAGCAAGAACTCTCCAGGCGGGACTCTTCCACTGAAACGGCTAAAATTTTCTCAGCTGAGGAGCTGGAGACGGCCACCAACAACTATGATGAAAGTAGGATTATTGGTCGAGGTGGTTATGGCACAGTCTACAAAGGAACTCTATCAGATGGGAGAACCGTAGCAATTAAGAAGTCCCAAGTTGTTGATGAAAGCCAAATCGATCAATTCATCAATGAAGTTGTTGTGCTTTCACAAATCAATCACAGGAATGTGGTGAAGCTTTTAGGTTGTTGCTTAGAGACGGAAGTTCCATTGCTGGTTTATGAATTTATCACCAATGGTACTCTCTTTGAGCATATCCACAACAAAAGCAAGGCTTCTTCCTTGACATTTGAAACCAGGTTACGTATAGCAGCAGAAACTGCAGGTGTGCTCTCATATCTGCATTCCTCAGCTTCCATACCAATCATTCATAGGGATGTCAAGTCTACCAACATACTCTTGGATGATAGTTACACTGCCAAAGTATCCGATTTTGGAGCTTCGAGGTTGGTTCCACTAGACCAAGCCGGGATATCAACGGTGGTTCAAGGGACTCTCGGATACCTGGACCCTGAATACTTGCAGACAAGTCAGCTGACAGAGAAAAGTGATGTTTATAGCTTTGCGGTAGTCCTTCTAGAGCTACTGACCGGACAAAAAGCACTTTGTTTTGAAAGGTTAGAGGAGGACAGAAATCTTGCAATGTATTTCATTTCAGCTTTGAAAGAAGATCGCTTGGTGCAAATTCTTGAGAAGTGCGTAGTGGATGAAGCAAAGATAGAGATGGTTGAGGAAATTGGTAGCCTTGCAAGGAGGTGCTTAAGAGTGAAAGGAGAAGAAAGGCCCACAATGAAGGAAGTCGCAATGGAGTTGGAGGGGTTGAGAATGATGCTGGAGCATCATCCATGGGTAAACAACGATGAGTCGAGGTTAGAAGAGACTGAGTATTTGCTCGGTGAACCATCGTTGAAAATTGGTTCTAATAGCGGTATGAATAATGTTACATATGATAGCATCACAGATCATATAATTTTACAAGTTGGTCATGGAAGATAA